The following is a genomic window from Spirosoma foliorum.
TAATTATTTTATTCGGTGCCTTTAGCAATCAAGAACAGTTTATTTATTTTCAATTCTAATGCGCCTAACTGTATTATTTTCATACATATTCATTGTTTTCATTGCTTGCCTTTTGAGCCTACAAAGCATAATTTTTTTTCTAGCTCCTTATGTGCGCAATTACAACGTATATACAGCAGTTAGTATTGATAAAGAAAATAGATTAGCAACTGCAAATCAACCGCGACTTATATTTGTCGGTGGCTCAAGTATGGCACTTGGTTTAAATAGCCAGTTCATGGAAAAAGTCACTGGGAAACAAGTGGTAAACATGGGCATTCATGCCGGCCTTGGCTTACCATTTATACTTAATGAATCATTAGCTGGCCTTAAGTCTGGTGATATAGTAGTACTTTGTCTAGAGTATACTCTAGACAAGGGTGATAAGAAACTTCAGGCACAACTAGTTGATGTAAATCCACGTGCAAAAGAATACTTATCTTTTTCATTAATCGATTACATACAGTTTTACACACAAAATGTACAGCGCTGTTTATCTGGCGCTTTCTATAAAGTTATTAATGCTGATCGATTAGACCCTATTTACAATCGGTCAGCACTTAATATTCAAGGAGACGTAATATCACATTACTCACTCCCAAAACGTAAAACGCTAGCCGATTTAGTGAAATGGAAAGACCTAGGAGACGCAGAATATATTAAACAAGTTAATGGATTTATAAATAACGCAAAACGCAAAGGAGCTACGGTTTATTTCTCATATCCGGCATTGTGTTCTTCAGCTTTTATCCTCAATTATCAAAATATGCAATTGCTAGAAAAAAAATATTTACAAGAAATAAATTGTCCAATAATTGGGCGACCCCAAAGTTTTGTATTTAACGATAAGGATTTTTACGATACAGTCTATCATTTAGGCAAATATGGCGTAGATAAACGAACTAAAATAATGATTAAATTATTAGATGGTTATTTATAACGTCCATCAAGTGTAGATCAGAAAACCAGAAATTATTGCGGTAAATAACAAAATAGTATAAAACAATTTTAATGTAGCAGTAAATGTTTAATCAGATATACTAATAAAAATAAACGGTTGGAGAATTTTCTATAAAAACCATAGCCAACTTCTCCTGTGGGTGAAGCATTACCTCCATGACGGACATATTTAATCAATGGTTCTTCATAGAATATAACGCGGCCTTTAGCTTCTACAAGTAACCCAATCCACCAATCATGCATATGAATCTTGGACGGAAAAGGGAGAACATAGTCTAGTATTTCGCGCCGAAAAGCCATACAGCATCCCATATAGGAGTTTCGATATAAGTTATTCCAAAAACCTGGAGAACTGCCCCTATGCTCAAAGAATGATGCTTGTAATAGATTACCATTCTGGTCTACAACTTCACAATCAGCTAGTACCAAATCGTGATTTTTAAGTAAAGAATTGATTGTTGAAATTTTATCAGGCAACCAAATATCATCTTGATCTGCTAAATATATATATTGACCACATGAATTTAATAATGCATTTTCAAAATTACCTACTGGACCACGGCGCTTTTTATTTACAAATACTTTTATTCTTCGATCTGCAAATCCATCTATTATCTGTAGAGTTTTGTCCGTTGATCCATCATCAGATATGATTATTTCATCATTTATATCTAATTGTTGAAGAATTGATTTTAACTGCCGTTCAATATATAATTCTCCATTATATGTAGCCATACAGACACTAATGAATATCATTTGAAAGGAGCTTAGTAATTTTGAATAACTTACTTAAATTAATCTTTAAGCGGTTAGTTAACAGAAAGCTAACCACTATATAGGGAGGAATAACAAAAAAAGCTAAACTAAATAATTGAGTTACTGCCAAATTGACATCGCTAATAAGCGTAGCTGAAAATAGGAGAACACTTCCCATAAAAACAAAATAGAAAGCACTAGTGCGTTTTAGCGAAAAGTAATGATTTCTAATAATAACATATAGGTATCCTAGAAGCATACTAAAAGGGAAGGCAGCCCAGTAATAAAAATAAATACGACCTTCAATATAAAATGGTGCATTTGGCCCCACAGTAACAGTAGCGATGGAATCAGGCAATCGCAAGTTGTCAATCATTATATTACCCGGGGTTTCATGATATTCTTGTAAACGAAGAAAACCAAAAATAGGATTAATTATATTATTAGGAATATAATCCCACCAGGTATATTTTTCAAAATAAGCTATGTTAACAGGCTGGTAATAATATAAAAGAGAATCCGCGCTATACAATAAGCGCTTTATAAAAGCTAAAAAAGCTGTACTAAAATCACCATTCTCTTTTATAAGAACTGTAAAGGCAATTCCCATACCTATAACAAAAATCAATGGTAAATAGCGTTGAAATTTCTTCAAAATTAATTGCTTATCTGCAAATGAGGGATGGTACAATATGACACCAGCGGAAGCGGCAATTTTTACAAATGCTCCCTTTGAACCATCTAATGACGAAAAAAATACTACGATTAATAAAAAAAGCAAGTCCTTTTTTCTTTTTTCAAGCAGATACATATACACGAGAGAAGTACTAACAAAAGTACCTGCACTCCAGTTGATTTTTCTGAATAAACCAAATCCCCCCTGAAAATCGGCTATTTTCGATTCTGTTGGATTTGCAGAAAACAAGGCGAATCCTTTACTATAACCTATAATTATATTCGACAATATAAAAACAGCTAAGAGTAAGTATGTTGTATAACGTAATAGAAATTGGTCAGAAAAAGTATAAGTTTGGTCAGTTTGATTATCATCCTCATTAGAATTACTATCTGGCCGGTATGCGATTAAAAAGCCAATCCATAAAGCAAGTTGGCAACCAAAAAAATGAATAATATCTTTTGTATCAGGAATGACTTGGGTAGCAAAGTAGCTAGCGAATGCAGTAGAAAAAACCCAACCAAACAATGGATCTACAACAGAATAGATGTACTTATAATATAATATAAAATACACGGCCAGTAAGAGCGATACCCACCCAAAAAGTACAGGCAAGAAATCAAATTCAATTCCCATATTTATGCATTAAATATTCGCACTTTCTACTCAATTTATCACCTTACTTGTAAAAGACATAAATCTGGTATTATCCAAATATTTTTTTAAAACTTGATCTAACTATAGGAAAATTGTATTTCCTGAGTATGGCACCAATACCTCGTCGAAACCAAAAATAACCCATAACCCAGTAACGCCCGGGCACATTAAAAAGGTGTTTATGCACTTGTTGCATCTCTTTATAACCACGCTTCATCTGGTTTTCGCTGATTCCATCACCCCCAAAATTACATATAATAATACGCATAGATTGGTGAGGGATACCCATCAAGGCTAGCTTCAGATTAAGCTTATAATCTGAAGCTATTCTCATAGTTTCGTCATATAATAAACTATCAAAAACCTCTCTTTTATAAAACATGCCTTGATGATGGACTTGATGGCGCATTAAATAAGGTGATCCAAAAAGAGGAGTAAGTATGTTCTCCTGCTTTACACAGTTAACATCACCAACGATTACTTTGGTACCTTTCTTTATTGATTTAATCTCTTCAGCTACTTTATGCAAAGTATATATTTCATGTAGTTCATCATCTGCACCCATAAAATAAAGCCATTTTCCGGAAGACAAATTAATCCCAGTATTTAATCCTTTGTATAATCCAGCTCCAGCTACTACATGTAGTTTTTTGTTAGGCATATAACATGCTTCAACAATACTTAAGGTATTATCTTTACTACCTCCATCTACAATAATTAATTCAAAATCTGCAAACAGTTGATTTTGAATACTTAATAAACAACGTTCTAAGGTTTCCCCACCGTTTAATATTGTAATAATAATCGATATTAGAGGCTCTTGATGTAAATGTCTCGTAGCTGAATTATTCTGATGCATAAATACAAGGTTACAATTTCAAAATTCTCGTAAAATCCGCAAGGA
Proteins encoded in this region:
- a CDS encoding glycosyltransferase codes for the protein MHQNNSATRHLHQEPLISIIITILNGGETLERCLLSIQNQLFADFELIIVDGGSKDNTLSIVEACYMPNKKLHVVAGAGLYKGLNTGINLSSGKWLYFMGADDELHEIYTLHKVAEEIKSIKKGTKVIVGDVNCVKQENILTPLFGSPYLMRHQVHHQGMFYKREVFDSLLYDETMRIASDYKLNLKLALMGIPHQSMRIIICNFGGDGISENQMKRGYKEMQQVHKHLFNVPGRYWVMGYFWFRRGIGAILRKYNFPIVRSSFKKIFG
- a CDS encoding oligosaccharide repeat unit polymerase yields the protein MGIEFDFLPVLFGWVSLLLAVYFILYYKYIYSVVDPLFGWVFSTAFASYFATQVIPDTKDIIHFFGCQLALWIGFLIAYRPDSNSNEDDNQTDQTYTFSDQFLLRYTTYLLLAVFILSNIIIGYSKGFALFSANPTESKIADFQGGFGLFRKINWSAGTFVSTSLVYMYLLEKRKKDLLFLLIVVFFSSLDGSKGAFVKIAASAGVILYHPSFADKQLILKKFQRYLPLIFVIGMGIAFTVLIKENGDFSTAFLAFIKRLLYSADSLLYYYQPVNIAYFEKYTWWDYIPNNIINPIFGFLRLQEYHETPGNIMIDNLRLPDSIATVTVGPNAPFYIEGRIYFYYWAAFPFSMLLGYLYVIIRNHYFSLKRTSAFYFVFMGSVLLFSATLISDVNLAVTQLFSLAFFVIPPYIVVSFLLTNRLKINLSKLFKITKLLSNDIH
- a CDS encoding glycosyltransferase family 2 protein; this translates as MATYNGELYIERQLKSILQQLDINDEIIISDDGSTDKTLQIIDGFADRRIKVFVNKKRRGPVGNFENALLNSCGQYIYLADQDDIWLPDKISTINSLLKNHDLVLADCEVVDQNGNLLQASFFEHRGSSPGFWNNLYRNSYMGCCMAFRREILDYVLPFPSKIHMHDWWIGLLVEAKGRVIFYEEPLIKYVRHGGNASPTGEVGYGFYRKFSNRLFLLVYLIKHLLLH